From one Lotus japonicus ecotype B-129 chromosome 3, LjGifu_v1.2 genomic stretch:
- the LOC130742413 gene encoding uncharacterized protein LOC130742413: MLSSRFNLQLIGENVKNRIKLWRSWYGIVSDILSQSGFDWDGTKYMISVTNEDAWNEYVKSHNDAKRFRFKVIANWDDIVDLCAKDRATGIGAETSLDADDIMSKEANEDGAYIADIDADEQSSTTRKSKQPMEFKKGKSGEKNGIITSMNKVAESLSEFVQATRKGVKNVQEVVHDVMDELKNIPDLNGTQWLKAVDWLSENPNKLEILKALPMERKKDYILAFMH, translated from the exons ATGTTGTCTTCACGCTTCAATTTGCAACTTATTGGAGAGAATGTTAAAAACCGCATCAAGCTGTGGAGATCATGGTATGGCATTGTTAGTGACATCCTTAGTCAAAGTGGTTTTGATTGGGATGGAACCAAATATATGATTTCTGTTACAAATGAAGATGCATGGAATGAGTATGTCAAG TCACATAATGACGCTAAGAGGTTTCGATTTAAGGTGATTGCTAATTGGGATGACATtgtagacttgtgtgctaaagATAGAGCAACAGGAATTGGAGCGGAGACATCCTTGGATGCGGATGACATCATGAGCAAAGAAGCAAATGAGGATGGAGCTTATATTGCGGATATTGATGCTGATGAACAAAGCTCTACAACAAGGAAAAGCAAACAACCAATGGAATTCAAAAAGGGAAAAAGTGGAGAGAAGAATGGGATAATTACTTCAATGAATAAAGTGGCTGAGTCTTTGAGTGAATTTGTGCAAGCAACTAGAAAAGGGGTGAAAAATGTCCAAGAAGTGGTTCATGATGTGatggatgagctaaagaacattCCGGACCTTAATGGCACTCAATGGCTAAAAGCAGTGGATTGGCTTTCAGAAAATCCAAATAAGTTGGAGATTTTGAAAGCTCTTCCCatggagagaaagaaagatTACATCTTAGCTTTTATGCACTGA
- the LOC130744099 gene encoding UDP-glycosyltransferase 79B30-like yields MDRTENHVETLLRELNPQIVFFVFQHWLPNLTRRLGIKCIQYWIVNPLSVAYFWNGPRQSQGTDLTDLDLMQPPPGFPDSFIKLHAHELRFLAASRKMEFGNGVLLYDRLDIGARLADANAFKGCREIEGPYVDYLETVYKKPVDEHRPSIKKVYERRNKRKVTT; encoded by the coding sequence ATGGATCGCACAGAGAACCACGTTGAAACTCTCCTGAGGGAGTTAAATCCACAGattgttttctttgttttccAACACTGGCTACCCAACTTGACTCGGAGACTGGGAATCAAGTGCATACAATACTGGATAGTTAATCCATTATCAGTAGCTTACTTCTGGAATGGTCCAAGACAGAGCCAAGGAACAGATTTAACTGACCTTGATCTAATGCAACCGCCACCAGGGTTCCCTGATTCATTCATCAAACTTCATGCACATGAGCTTCGATTCCTAGCTGCCTCAAGAAAAATGGAGTTTGGAAATGGTGTTTTGTTGTATGATCGTCTCGACATAGGTGCACGCTTGGCAGATGCAAATGCTTTCAAAGGTTGCAGAGAAATTGAGGGACCTTATGTTGACTATCTTGAAACTGTGTATAAGAAGCCTGTTGATGAGCATAGACCTTCAATTAAGAAGGTGTATGAGAGAAGAAACAAGAGGAAAGTCACAACTTAG
- the LOC130742415 gene encoding cyanidin 3-O-galactoside 2''-O-xylosyltransferase FGGT1-like — translation MDTPALHIAMFPWFAMGHLTPFLHLSNKLAKRGYRISFFIPKRTQTKLEKFNLYPHLITFFPINVPHVDGLPRGAETTSDVSFSLAPLIMTAMDRTENDIKLLLTQLNPQIVFFDFQHWLPNITRSLGIKSVQYWISNPVTTAYLGIAPRQSQGIELTEVDFMQPPQGFPDSSIKLHAHELQFLAASRKMEFGSGVLLYDRVDIGARLADANAFKGCREIEGPYVDYLETVYKKPVLLSGPLLPEPSNSTLEENWVSWLGKFNSGSVVFCAYGSEGPLQQNQFQELLLGLELSGFPFLAALKPPTGFDSIEEALPEGFKERVKGRGIAYGGWIQQQLILGHPSVGCFITHCGAASITEALISTSQMVLLPRLGSDHIMNARIMSLKLKVGVEVEKGEEDGLFTKESVCKAVKIVMDEGNELGREVRANHTKVRNLLLSNNLESSCVDSICERLRELL, via the coding sequence ATGGACACACCAGCTCTGCACATAGCAATGTTTCCATGGTTTGCCATGGGGCACTTAACCCCATTTCTCCACCTCTCAAACAAATTAGCAAAACGAGGATACAGAATCTCCTTCTTCATCCCCAAAAGAACACAAACCAAGTTAGAGAAATTCAATCTCTACCCACACCTTATTACCTTTTTTCCCATCAATGTTCCTCATGTTGATGGCCTTCCCCGCGGTGCTGAAACCACTTCAGATGTGTCTTTCTCTTTAGCTCCACTCATCATGACAGCTATGGATCGCACTGAAAACGACATCAAACTTCTCCTCActcagctaaacccacaaattGTTTTCTTTGATTTCCAACACTGGCTACCCAATATCACAAGGAGCCTTGGCATCAAGAGTGTCCAATACTGGATCAGTAATCCAGTAACAACAGCTTACCTCGGAATCGCACCAAGACAGAGCCAAGGAATAGAGTTAACTGAAGTTGATTTTATGCAACCGCCTCAGGGGTTCCCTGATTCATCCATCAAGCTTCATGCACATGAGCTTCAATTCCTAGCTGCCTCAAGAAAAATGGAGTTTGGAAGTGGTGTTTTGTTGTATGATCGTGTCGACATAGGTGCACGCTTGGCAGATGCAAATGCTTTCAAAGGTTGCAGAGAAATTGAGGGACCTTATGTTGACTATCTTGAAACTGTGTATAAGAAGCCTGTTCTGCTTTCAGGGCCTCTTTTACCAGAGCCATCAAACTCTACTTTAGAAGAAAATTGGGTTTCATGGCTTGGGAAATTCAATTCTGGTTCTGTGGTTTTCTGTGCATATGGAAGTGAAGGTCCATTACAGCAAAATCAGTTCCAAGAGTTGTTGCTTGGACTTGAGCTATCAGGTTTTCCATTTCTTGCAGCTCTTAAGCCCCCAACTGGATTTGATTCTATTGAGGAAGCTCTTCCAGAAGGATTCAAAGAAAGGGTGAAAGGAAGAGGGATTGCATATGGAGGTTGGATTCAACAACAATTGATTTTAGGACACCCTTCAGTGGGGTGCTTCATAACACACTGTGGAGCAGCTTCTATAACTGAGGCACTTATCAGCACTAGTCAAATGGTTCTGCTGCCGCGACTCGGTTCTGATCATATCATGAATGCACGAATAATGAGTTTAAAGTTAAAGGTTGGGGTGGAAGTGGAGAAAGGTGAAGAAGATGGCTTGTTCACAAAAGAAAGTGTGTGCAAAGCTGTGAAAATTGTGATGGATGAAGGGAATGAACTAGGAAGGGAAGTGAGAGCAAATCATACCAAAGTGAGGAACTTATTACTAAGCAACAACTTAGAGTCCTCATGTGTGGATAGTATCTGTGAAAGGCTTAGAGAGTTGCTATAA
- the LOC130742416 gene encoding cyanidin 3-O-galactoside 2''-O-xylosyltransferase FGGT1-like, with product MDSPSLHIAMFPWFAMGHLTPYLHLSNKLAKRGHKISFFIPKRTQAKLQHLNLHPNLITFIPITVPHADGLPHNAETTSEVPFSLFSNLATALDHTEKDIEPLLRVLNPQIVFFDFQHWLPNMARSLGIKSVQYFIVNPVTSASRVFNTSLGRQSQGTEFPGSSFKFYKHELRFLAGTRELVFGSGILFHDRLGTGTSLSDAIGFKGCRELDGPYAEYLENVYKKPVLLSGPLLPEPSNSTLEEKWVSWLEKFNSGSVVFCAYGSEGPLQQNQFQELLLGLELTGFPFLAALKPPTGFESIEEALPEGFKERVQGRGIAYGGWVQQQLILGHPSVGCFITHCGAASITEALVSTCQMVLLPRLGSDHIMNARVMSAQLKVGVEVEKEEQDGLFTKESVCRAVKTVMDDESELGREVRANHTRVRNLLLGENLESSCVDTFCQRLQELLQILPE from the coding sequence ATGGATTCACCTTCTTTGCACATAGCAATGTTCCCATGGTTTGCTATGGGGCACCTGACCCCTTATCTCCACCTCTCTAACAAATTAGCAAAAAGAGGACACAAAATCTCCTTCTTCATCCCCAAAAGAACACAAGCAAAGTTACAACATCTCAACCTTCACCCAAATCTTATTACCTTTATCCCCATCACTGTTCCTCATGCTGATGGCCTTCCTCATAATGCTGAAACCACTTCAGAAGTTCCCTTCTCCTTATTCTCAAATCTTGCCACAGCTTTGGATCACACAGAGAAGGACATTGAACCTCTGCTGAGGGTGCTAAACCCACAAattgttttctttgattttcaACACTGGCTACCAAACATGGCAAGGAGCCTTGGCATCAAGAGTGTCCAGTACTTCATAGTTAATCCAGTAACATCAGCATCAAGAGTGTTCAATACTTCCCTTGGGAGACAGAGCCAAGGAACAGAGTTCCCTGGTTCATCCTTTAAGTTTTATAAACATGAACTTCGATTCCTAGCTGGCACGAGGGAACTGGTGTTTGGAAGTGGTATTTTGTTTCATGATCGCTTAGGCACGGGTACAAGCTTGTCAGATGCAATTGGGTTCAAAGGTTGCAGAGAACTTGATGGACCATATGCAGAGTATCTTGAAAATGTATATAAGAAGCCTGTTCTGCTTTCAGGCCCTCTTTTACCAGAGCCATCAAACTCTACTTTGGAGGAAAAATGGGTTTCATGGCTTGAGAAATTCAATTCTGGTTCTGTGGTTTTCTGTGCATATGGAAGTGAAGGTCCATTACAGCAGAATCAGTTTCAGGAATTGTTGCTTGGTCTTGAGTTAACAGGTTTTCCATTTCTTGCAGCACTTAAGCCCCCTACTGGATTTGAGTCTATTGAAGAAGCTCTTCCTGAAGGATTCAAAGAAAGGGTTCAGGGAAGAGGGATTGCATATGGAGGTTGGGTTCAGCAGCAATTGATTTTAGGACACCCTTCTGTTGGTTGCTTCATAACACACTGTGGTGCAGCTTCTATCACTGAGGCACTTGTCAGCACCTGTCAAATGGTGCTGCTACCGCGGTTAGGCTCTGATCATATCATGAATGCGCGGGTGATGAGTGCACAATTAAAGGTTGGGGTAGAAGTGGAGAAAGAAGAACAAGACGGGTTATTCACTAAAGAAAGTGTATGCAGAGCTGTGAAAACTGTGATGGATGATGAGAGTGAGCTTGGAAGAGAAGTGAGAGCAAATCATACCAGAGTGAGGAATTTATTACTGGGTGAAAATTTAGAGTCCTCATGTGTTGATACTTTCTGCCAAAGGCTTCAAGAGTTGTTGCAAATTCTACCTGAGTAG